In Luteitalea sp. TBR-22, one genomic interval encodes:
- a CDS encoding sulfatase encodes MHLHRFAVLAALFLGLVPAFAVAQAPVPPARRPNILVILTDDQRWDALGVVQRAQGDAALFPWLKTPNLDRLAAEGARFDHAFVTTSLCSPSRASLLSGRYARRHQVLNNFTEYPVDLPSYPRRLKDAGYETAYVGKWHMGEDNDAPRPGFDHWMSHRGQGNYFDNEFNIDGTRTKIPGYYTTVVTDHAVQWIGKAHDRPWLLVLGQKAPHGGPIQPEPRFAHALDAFPVRLPVSYDNYRAADGKPAWLEESLPTWHGAKGPLYDLKTHDAFVRAYLATLLSVDEAVGRVYEALRKSGQLDDTVIVFTSDNGFVLGEHGRVDKRTMYEDSIRVPLLVRYPRVVRPGTVVSRMVLSHDLAPSLLEIAGASPLADVTGASWLPLLRGQAVAWREAFLYEYNFEKQFPYTPNVRGVRTDRWKFIRYPQGDGSPDRFTAELYDLRADPHELKNLSADPAHAATRREMERLLEQVSTQAGADRMPVYEGIVNVRPVH; translated from the coding sequence ATGCACCTGCATCGATTCGCCGTGCTTGCAGCGCTCTTCCTCGGGCTCGTGCCCGCGTTCGCGGTGGCGCAGGCTCCGGTCCCGCCAGCGCGCCGACCGAACATCCTCGTGATCCTCACCGACGACCAGCGCTGGGACGCGCTCGGCGTGGTGCAGCGCGCACAGGGCGACGCGGCACTGTTCCCGTGGCTGAAGACCCCCAATCTCGATCGCCTCGCCGCCGAGGGCGCGCGATTCGACCACGCGTTCGTCACCACGTCGCTGTGCTCGCCGAGCCGTGCGTCGCTCCTGAGCGGCCGCTACGCGCGTCGTCACCAGGTGCTGAACAACTTCACCGAGTACCCCGTCGACCTGCCCAGTTACCCGAGGCGATTGAAAGACGCCGGTTACGAGACCGCATATGTCGGCAAGTGGCACATGGGCGAGGACAACGACGCGCCGCGCCCGGGCTTCGACCACTGGATGAGCCACCGCGGCCAGGGGAACTACTTCGACAACGAGTTCAACATCGACGGCACGCGCACGAAGATCCCCGGCTACTACACGACCGTCGTCACCGACCACGCGGTGCAGTGGATCGGGAAGGCGCACGACAGGCCGTGGCTGCTCGTGCTCGGGCAGAAGGCGCCACACGGTGGACCGATCCAGCCGGAGCCGCGGTTCGCGCACGCCCTCGACGCGTTCCCCGTGCGCCTGCCCGTCAGCTACGACAACTACCGCGCCGCCGACGGAAAGCCCGCCTGGCTCGAGGAGAGCCTCCCGACCTGGCACGGCGCGAAGGGGCCGCTCTACGACCTGAAGACCCACGACGCCTTCGTGCGCGCGTACCTCGCGACGCTGCTGTCGGTGGACGAGGCCGTGGGCCGCGTGTACGAAGCGCTCCGCAAGAGCGGGCAGCTCGACGACACGGTCATCGTCTTCACCAGCGACAACGGCTTCGTGCTCGGAGAGCACGGTCGGGTCGACAAACGGACGATGTACGAGGACAGCATCAGGGTGCCGCTGCTGGTGCGGTATCCGAGGGTCGTCCGTCCGGGGACGGTCGTGAGCCGGATGGTGCTGAGCCACGACCTGGCGCCGAGCCTGCTCGAGATCGCGGGCGCATCGCCTCTCGCCGACGTGACAGGCGCGTCGTGGCTGCCGCTGCTGCGCGGGCAGGCCGTGGCGTGGCGCGAGGCGTTCCTCTACGAGTACAACTTCGAGAAGCAGTTCCCGTACACGCCCAACGTGCGTGGCGTGCGGACCGATCGCTGGAAGTTCATCAGGTACCCGCAGGGCGACGGGTCACCTGATCGGTTCACGGCCGAACTGTACGACCTGCGAGCCGACCCGCACGAGTTGAAGAACCTGAGCGCCGATCCCGCGCACGCCGCAACGCGCCGCGAGATGGAGCGCCTGCTCGAGCAGGTCTCGACGCAGGCCGGCGCCGACCGCATGCCCGTCTACGAGGGGATCGTCAACGTGCGGCCGGTGCACTGA
- a CDS encoding thioredoxin family protein: MGWQLAVESDHITTAAVSAVEYPDLVRRFRVSGVPKTVINESADILGAVPEAEFVEAVVRG, from the coding sequence CTGGGATGGCAGCTGGCGGTCGAGAGCGATCACATCACCACTGCGGCGGTCTCGGCCGTGGAGTACCCCGATCTCGTGCGGCGTTTCCGCGTGTCGGGCGTGCCGAAGACCGTCATCAACGAGAGCGCCGACATCCTCGGGGCCGTGCCGGAAGCGGAGTTCGTCGAGGCGGTGGTGCGGGGGTAG
- a CDS encoding SDR family NAD(P)-dependent oxidoreductase, with amino-acid sequence MTTHDGATPVMLITGGSGGIGRALAARLRQQGCTVIVAARDADRLHAAAAELDVEPVQVDVTVAAEVDALVAGVLARHGRIDGVAHCVGSILLKPLHLTSDDDWARTLLLNLTSAFHVMRAVVARHRAPLSIALVSSSAAGIGLPNHEAIAAAKAGIEGLVRSSAATYAGRGVRVNAVAPGLVRTPLAARITGSEAALKTSLALHPIGRIGEPDDVAAVLAHLLDPASSWITGQVIGVDGGMSRVRA; translated from the coding sequence ATGACGACTCACGACGGGGCGACGCCCGTCATGCTCATCACCGGCGGCAGCGGCGGGATCGGCCGGGCGCTGGCCGCGCGGCTGCGCCAGCAGGGCTGCACGGTGATCGTCGCCGCTCGTGACGCCGACCGCCTGCATGCAGCGGCGGCCGAGCTCGACGTCGAGCCCGTCCAGGTCGACGTGACGGTGGCCGCCGAGGTCGACGCGCTCGTCGCCGGCGTGCTGGCCCGTCATGGGCGGATCGACGGCGTGGCGCACTGTGTCGGCTCGATCCTGCTCAAGCCGCTCCACCTGACCAGTGACGATGACTGGGCGCGCACGCTGCTGCTGAACCTCACCTCGGCGTTCCACGTGATGCGGGCCGTCGTGGCCAGGCATCGGGCGCCGCTCTCCATCGCGCTCGTGTCCTCGTCGGCCGCCGGGATCGGGCTGCCCAATCACGAGGCGATTGCCGCGGCCAAGGCCGGCATCGAAGGGTTGGTGCGCTCGTCGGCGGCCACCTACGCGGGGCGGGGTGTGCGGGTGAACGCCGTCGCCCCGGGCCTGGTGCGCACGCCGCTCGCGGCGCGCATCACCGGCAGCGAGGCAGCGCTGAAGACGTCCCTCGCGCTGCACCCGATCGGCCGCATCGGGGAACCCGACGATGTGGCGGCGGTGCTGGCGCACCTGCTCGATCCGGCCAGTTCGTGGATCACCGGCCAGGTGATCGGCGTCGACGGCGGCATGTCGCGCGTCCGCGCGTGA
- the arsS gene encoding arsenosugar biosynthesis radical SAM (seleno)protein ArsS (Some members of this family are selenoproteins.), which yields MNVSRSFHDALVEATGAPLTPAAIETVQVNVGLACNLACLHCHVESGPKRTEAMSRETMAQVLDVARAAGARVVDITGGAPEMHPHFRWFVDEAIRIGARVMVRTNLTILLEEGYVDLPAWFATRRVHLVASLPCYTAANVDAQRGRGTFDGSIAALRALNAVGYGVRQDLPLDLVYNPGGTGLPGPQAALEADYRRRLAEDWGLAFTRLLTITNMPIGRFARDLAREDRLEPYVARLADAFNPATVEGLMCRHQLHVAWDGQLYDCDFNYALGMGVVGVPPHIGDVTPETFLQRRIATAAHCFGCTAGAGSSCGGALA from the coding sequence ATGAACGTTTCCCGTTCCTTCCATGACGCCCTCGTCGAGGCGACCGGCGCGCCGCTGACGCCGGCCGCGATCGAGACCGTGCAGGTGAACGTCGGACTCGCGTGCAACCTCGCGTGCCTGCATTGCCACGTCGAGAGCGGCCCGAAGCGCACCGAGGCGATGTCGCGCGAGACGATGGCGCAGGTGCTGGACGTGGCGAGAGCGGCTGGCGCGCGGGTGGTCGACATCACCGGAGGGGCGCCGGAGATGCATCCGCACTTCCGGTGGTTCGTCGACGAGGCGATCCGGATCGGCGCGCGGGTGATGGTGCGCACCAACCTCACGATCCTGCTCGAAGAGGGCTACGTCGACCTGCCGGCATGGTTCGCGACCCGACGGGTGCACCTGGTGGCGAGCCTGCCCTGCTACACCGCAGCCAACGTGGACGCGCAGCGGGGGCGAGGGACCTTCGACGGATCGATCGCGGCCCTGCGCGCGTTGAACGCCGTGGGCTACGGCGTGCGGCAGGACCTGCCCCTCGACCTCGTGTACAACCCCGGCGGCACGGGCCTGCCCGGTCCCCAGGCCGCGCTGGAAGCCGACTATCGTCGTCGGCTGGCCGAGGACTGGGGTCTGGCGTTCACACGCCTGCTGACGATCACCAACATGCCGATCGGGCGCTTCGCGCGGGACCTGGCGCGCGAGGATCGGCTGGAGCCGTATGTGGCCAGGCTCGCCGATGCCTTCAATCCCGCGACGGTCGAGGGGCTGATGTGCCGGCACCAGTTGCACGTCGCCTGGGACGGGCAGTTGTACGACTGCGACTTCAACTACGCGCTCGGCATGGGGGTGGTCGGCGTGCCGCCGCACATCGGCGACGTCACCCCGGAGACGTTCCTGCAGAGGCGCATCGCGACGGCCGCGCACTGCTTCGGTTGCACGGCGGGCGCGGGTTCGAGCTGCGGAGGCGCGCTCGCATGA
- a CDS encoding DUF2461 family protein produces MSRARPSTAGHRSSGAGHRSPTAGTPAGARRAGIAEFEGFPRDTVTFLRALARNNTEEWLEANRARYEAAILTPARQCVVAVGEALHAAGCRVVADPRVNGSIFRMARDRRFRPDAPPYKTHLALIWWAEGVRMAQPSFYLQINGKGLELGVGLPEVPRERLPAVRRWLAEGDHAARLLRAMDVSGPDAPTWELRELARPPAEFRGLTDEAARRAVRFIGGWGGWTLTTHPPELFTAEFPAWLVGTCRPLLPFFHVFEEALSEG; encoded by the coding sequence ATGAGTCGAGCGCGGCCTTCGACCGCCGGGCACCGCTCCTCGGGCGCCGGGCACCGGTCACCGACCGCAGGCACGCCAGCAGGTGCGAGGCGTGCCGGCATCGCGGAGTTCGAGGGCTTTCCGCGCGACACCGTCACGTTCCTGCGGGCGCTGGCGCGCAACAACACCGAGGAGTGGCTCGAGGCCAACCGCGCACGGTACGAGGCCGCGATCCTGACGCCGGCCCGCCAGTGCGTGGTGGCGGTGGGCGAGGCGCTGCACGCCGCGGGGTGTCGCGTGGTGGCCGACCCGCGCGTCAACGGGTCGATCTTCCGCATGGCGCGCGATCGGCGATTCCGGCCTGACGCCCCGCCCTACAAGACACACCTGGCGTTGATCTGGTGGGCCGAGGGCGTGCGGATGGCGCAGCCGTCGTTCTATCTGCAGATCAACGGCAAGGGACTGGAACTCGGCGTGGGGCTGCCCGAGGTGCCGCGCGAGCGTCTGCCTGCGGTGCGGCGCTGGCTGGCCGAGGGCGACCACGCCGCGCGGCTGCTGCGCGCCATGGACGTGTCGGGCCCTGATGCGCCGACCTGGGAGCTTCGGGAGCTGGCGCGTCCGCCTGCCGAGTTCCGTGGGTTGACCGACGAGGCGGCGCGGCGGGCGGTGCGCTTCATCGGCGGATGGGGTGGCTGGACGCTCACTACCCATCCGCCGGAGCTCTTCACGGCCGAGTTTCCGGCCTGGCTTGTCGGGACCTGTCGTCCGTTGCTGCCGTTCTTCCACGTGTTCGAGGAGGCGTTGAGCGAGGGGTAG